In Primulina eburnea isolate SZY01 chromosome 3, ASM2296580v1, whole genome shotgun sequence, one DNA window encodes the following:
- the LOC140827626 gene encoding probable xyloglucan glycosyltransferase 12 translates to MAPSLYWWEKETHGGTPVVVKMEHPNNWSMVELESPSEEDFMYPNGAVSKGGRNKNAKQLTWVLLLKAHKAAGCLASIGAAFYSLVSIVRRRVSAGRTDSTDTSEAENPAVKSRFYTFIKVFLALSLIMLGFEMSAYFNGWHFGAPDLQLQYLYTLADPQKVKGVFDSVYSSWVLIRVEYLAPPLQFLINICILLFLIQSVDRLILCLGCFWIKLKDLKPIAKQGLADLESGDGDGYFPMVLVQIPMCNEKEVYQQSIAAVCSLDWPKGRLLIQILDDSDDPTTQLLIKDEVHKWQQNGANIIYRHRVIRDGYKAGNLKSAMGCSYVKDYEFVAIFDADFQPTPDFLQRTVRHFKDNEELGLVQARWSFVNKDENLLTRLQLINLAFHFEVEQQVNGLFLNFFGFNGTAGVWRIKALEESGGWLERTTVEDMDIAVRAHLHGWKFIFLNDVECQCELPESYEAYRKQQHRWHSGPMQLFRLCLPAIIQSKISIWKKGNIIFLFFLLRKLILPFYSFTLFCIILPMTMFIPEATLPSWVVCYIPAAMSFLNILPAPKSFPFIVPYLLFENTMSVTKFNAMISGLFQLGSAYEWVVTKKSGRSSEGDLISMVEKETKPQRGGSESNLEEMRVGKQQEKKKDSRKKKHNRIYTKELALAFLLLTASARSLLSAQGIHFYFLLFQGVSFLLVGLDLIGEQV, encoded by the exons ATGGCACCATCTTTGTATTGGTGGGAGAAGGAAACTCACGGGGGCACCCCTGTGGTAGTAAAAATGGAGCATCCAAACAATTGGTCAATGGTGGAGCTAGAATCCCCCTCGGAAGAAGATTTCATGTACCCGAACGGTGCTGTTTCAAAGGGCGGCCGCAACAAGAACGCCAAGCAGCTCACTTGGGTTCTTCTTCTAAAGGCCCACAAAGCAGCCGGCTGCCTCGCATCAATCGGCGCCGCATTCTACTCCCTCGTTTCCATCGTCCGGCGGCGCGTCTCTGCCGGAAGGACCGACTCCACCGACACCTCGGAGGCCGAGAACCCCGCTGTCAAATCTAGATTCTATACTTTTATCAAAGTATTCCTTGCGCTATCTTTAATCATGCTTGGTTTTGAAATGTCTGCATATTTCAATGGGTGGCATTTCGGGGCTCCAGATCTTCAATTGcagtatctgtacactttaGCCGATCCTCAAAAAGTAAAGGGTGTGTTTGATTCAGTTTACTCCAGTTGGGTTTTGATCAGGGTTGAGTATCTTGCTCCACCACTCCAGTTCTTGATCAATATATGTATATTGCTCTTCCTTATCCAAAGCGTGGATAGGCTAATTCTTTGTTTGGGTTGCTTCTGGATCAAATTAAAGGATCTCAAACCAATTGCCAAACAAGGCCTTGCAGATCTCGAGTCTGGAGATGGAGATGGTTACTTCCCAATGGTCTTAGTTCAGATCCCAATGTGCAATGAAAAAGAG GTATACCAACAATCTATTGCTGCCGTGTGTAGTTTGGACTGGCCTAAAGGGAGattattaattcaaattttggaTGATTCGGATGATCCAACGACTCAGTTGTTGATTAAAGACGAGGTTCATAAATGGCAGCAGAACGGTGCCAATATTATCTACAGACATAGAGTTATTAGGGATGGATACAAAGCTGGCAATCTGAAGTCTGCCATGGGTTGTAGCTATGTTAAGGACTATGAATTTGTTGCTATTTTCGATGCCGATTTTCAGCCTACTCCGGATTTTCTTCAAAGAACTGTGCGTCATTTTAAG GACAACGAGGAACTGGGATTGGTTCAAGCGAGATGGTCATTCGTGAACAAGGATGAAAATCTACTGACAAGGTTGCAGCTCATTAATTTAGCTTTTCATTTTGAAGTGGAGCAGCAAGTCAATGGACTTTTTCTAAACTTTTTTGGGTTCAATGGCACTGCGGGTGTGTGGAGGATCAAGGCATTGGAAGAATCAGGCGGATGGTTGGAGAGGACCACAGTCGAGGACATGGATATTGCCGTTCGAGCCCATCTTCATGGTTGGAAATTCATTTTCCTTAATGATGTTGAG TGCCAATGTGAGTTACCAGAATCTTACGAAGCATACAGGAAGCAACAACATAGGTGGCATTCGGGGCCGATGCAGTTGTTCCGTCTCTGTTTGCCAGCCATTATTCAATCAAAG ATCAGCATTTGGAAAAAAGGGAACATTATATTTCTCTTCTTCCTGCTACGAAAACTTATACTCCCGTTTTACTCTTTTACGCTTTTTTGCATCATTCTTCCGATGACCATGTTTATCCCAGAGGCAACACTTCCATCCTGGGTTGTTTGTTACATTCCGGCTGCCATGTCGTTTCTCAATATTCTACCTGCACCCAAATCGTTCCCTTTCATTGTACCTTACTTACTATTCGAGAACACAATGTCAGTAACCAAGTTCAATGCCATGATCTCTGGTCTTTTTCAACTTGGAAGTGCATACGAGTGGGTTGTCACCAAGAAATCTGGCCGTTCATCTGAGGGTGATCTCATATCCATGGTTGAAAAAGAAACGAAGCCTCAGAGAGGCGGCTCGGAGTCAAATTTAGAAGAAATGCGAGTGGGAAAACAGCAAGAAAAGAAGAAGGATTCTCGTAAAAAGAAGCATAATCGAATATATACTAAGGAGTTGGCTCTAGCTTTCCTTCTATTGACAGCTTCAGCGAGAAGTCTATTATCTGCTCAAGGTATCCATTTTTATTTCTTGCTCTTTCAAGGCGTGTCGTTTTTGCTCGTTGGGCTAGATTTGATCGGCGAACAAGTGTAG